One genomic region from Labeo rohita strain BAU-BD-2019 chromosome 7, IGBB_LRoh.1.0, whole genome shotgun sequence encodes:
- the slc6a5 gene encoding sodium- and chloride-dependent glycine transporter 2 encodes MDFSEHGEMLRQPSNSIPPQPSGGAVGTTNKPENGNPVLQPPPVNERKTFCPSENKPCDMEANKAYGTFKNAAPGPTFAPVNSAVRKDSVGKMDGSTGKATSDFMSNNQSAVRIAAEHNNTTGDWTSMSQTTIILGTDGNTSVLPGTLTGEEDDDDGGDENKARGNWSNKLDFILSMVGYAVGLGNVWRFPYLAFQNGGGAFLIPYLIMLGLAGIPIFLLEVSLGQFASQGPVSVWKAIPALQGCGIAMLIISVLIAIYYNIIMCWTLYYLFASLKETLPWATCNNEWNTVECKDKDMLLLDSCILRDRNITSIKNTTFCLSANAVGNLTKLLNVTSDNKTYVSPSEEYFKYNVLHISKGIEYPGDIRWPLAACLFLAWLIVYASLAKGIKSSGKVVYFTATFPYVVLVILLIRGVTLPGAGSGILYFITPKWEKLNDAKVWKDAATQIFFSLSAAWGGLITLSSYNKFHNNCYRDTLIVTCTNSATSIFAGFVIFSVIGFMAHELKVPIESVADEGPGIAFVVYPEALTRLPLSPFWAIIFFLMLLTLGLDTMFATIETIVTSVSDEFPKYLRKHKPLFTLVCCLSFFVLGFPMITESGMYMLQLVDTYAASYSLVIIAIFELVGVSYVYGLQRFCEDIEMMIGFQPNKFWRICWAFVTPTILTFILALSLYQWKVMTYEDYTYPTWSMVLGWLMVICSVIWIPIMFVIKMHLAPGSFIERLKLVCSPQPDWGPFLMKHRGERYKNMIDPLGTNSLGLKLPPKDFQLSAQYQ; translated from the exons ATG GATTTTTCCGAGCACGGGGAAATGTTGAGACAGCCGTCAAACAGTATTCCGCCCCAGCCGTCTGGGGGAGCGGTTGGAACTACTAACAAACCGGAGAACGGGAACCCGGTGCTCCAACCGCCGCCTGTGAACGAACGGAAAACTTTTTGTCCCTCGGAAAATAAACCCTGCGACATGGAAGCCAATAAAGCATACGGGACGTTTAAAAACGCCGCACCTGGACCCACGTTTGCTCCCGTTAATTCTGCCGTGCGCAAGGATTCCGTCGGTAAAATGGATGGTTCGACCGGTAAAGCCACGTCGGACTTCATGTCTAACAATCAAAGTGCTGTAAGGATCGCGGCGGAGCATAACAACACCACCGGTGACTGGACCTCCATGAGCCAGACCACCATCATCCTGGGTACAGATGGCAATACATCTGTTCTGCCTGGCACATTGACCGGG gaggaggatgatgatgatggaggAGATGAGAATAAGGCCAGGGGGAACTGGTCCAACAAACTGGATTTTATTCTGTCCATGGTGGGATATGCCGTGGGTTTGGGAAATGTGTGGAGATTCCCATATCTTGCTTTCCAGAATGGTGGAG GTGCGTTTTTGATACCTTACCTAATCATGTTAGGCCTCGCCGGTATTCCTATATTTTTGTTGGAGGTGTCTTTGGGTCAGTTCGCCAGCCAAGGCCCGGTGTCAGTATGGAAAGCGATTCCAGCTCTACAAG GTTGCGGGATTGCCATGTTGATAATATCTGTCTTGATAGCcatatactataatattattatgtgcTGGACATTGTACTACCTGTTCGCTTCGTTGAAGGAGACACTGCCATGGGCCACCTGTAATAATGAATGGAACACCGTCGAGTGCAAAGACAAAGACATGCTGCTTTTGG ACTCCTGTATACTAAGGGACAGAAACATCACATCAATCAAGAACACTACATTCTGTTTATCTGCAAATGCTGTCGGGAATTTGACTAAACTCTTAAATGTCACATCGGACAATAAAACCTATGTCAGCCCTAGTGAGGAATATTTCAA GTATAATGTGTTGCATATTTCGAAGGGTATTGAATACCCAGGTGACATCCGTTGGCCCTTGGCTGCTTGCCTTTTTCTGGCTTGGCTTATTGTTTATGCCTCTTTGGCTAAAGGGATCAAGTCCTCAGGGAAG GTGGTGTATTTCACTGCCACGTTCCCCTATGTGGTGTTGGTCATCCTGTTGATCCGTGGGGTCACTCTGCCCGGAGCCGGTTCTGGGATCCTTTACTTCATAACACCCAAATGGGAAAAACTCAATGATGCCAAG GTGTGGAAGGATGCTGCTACACAGATTTTCTTCTCTCTGTCTGCAGCATGGGGTGGTCTTATAACCCTGTCGTCCTACAATAAGTTCCATAATAACTGTTACAG gGATACTCTCATCGTGACGTGTACTAACAGTGCCACCAGTATTTTTGCTGGGTTTGTCATTTTTTCAGTTATTGGCTTCATGGCTCATGAGCTCAAAGTCCCAATTGAGAGTGTGGCAGATGAAG GTCCTGGGATTGCATTTGTGGTCTACCCAGAGGCTTTGACTAGGTTGCCCTTGTCACCATTCTGGGCTATCATCTTCTTCCTCATGCTGCTTACACTTGGTCTGGATACCATG TTTGCCACAATAGAAACTATAGTGACATCTGTTTCCGATGAGTTCCCCAAGTACCTGCGCAAACACAAGCCTCTGTTCACTTTGGTTTGCTGTCTGTCCTTTTTTGTGCTGGGCTTCCCCATGATCACtgag AGTGGAATGTACATGCTTCAGCTGGTGGACACCTATGCAGCCTCTTACTCTCTGGTCATCATAGCCATATTCGAACTGGTTGGAGTCTCATACGTTTATG GTCTACAGCGGTTCTGTGAGGACATTGAGATGATGATTGGGTTCCAGCCAAACAAGTTTTGGAGAATCTGCTGGGCCTTTGTCACACCAACCATTCTCACA ttTATTTTGGCACTCAGTTTGTACCAGTGGAAGGTGATGACATATGAGGATTACACTTATCCAACCTGGTCTATGGTTCTCGGCTGGCTTATGGTCATCTGTTCTGTCATATGGATTCCCATTATGTTTGTTATTAAGATGCACCTTGCACCTGGATCGTTTATTGAG CGTCTGAAGTTGGTGTGCTCTCCTCAGCCCGACTGGGGTCCATTCCTGATGAAACACCGTGGGGAACGCTACAAGAACATGATCGACCCACTGGGCACCAACTCCCTCGGCCTCAAACTTCCCCCCAAAGATTTCCAGCTATCAGCCCAATATCAATAA